The following coding sequences are from one Ruminococcus flavefaciens AE3010 window:
- a CDS encoding RelA/SpoT family protein, whose translation MPDNMNVSNLMHHEVEVPIPESALPEDPKELLSNIPDFNDNFTIEKIIQKILTDDKQYDLSKIISAYEFAAKAHEGQVRSSGQPYITHPLAVAYTLLELGMDTDTICAALLHDVVEDTDATLDDLKKRFGQDVALLVDGVTKLSKIPTSTKEEQQAENIRKILLAMSQDIRVMIIKLSDRLHNMRTLKYRPLEKQRNTALETMNIYAPIAHRLGIRAMKEELQDLAFHYLDPYAYSEIESILENKKEEREAFIEIIKSRIAQRFKSEEFTQPPQIDGRVKSIYSIYRKIFIGHKDIDEIYDKYAVRIIVTTIAECYNVLGLIHDMFKPLPNRFKDYISTPKNNMYQSLHTTVLGKEGIPFEVQIRTWDMHETAEYGIAAHWKYKEGIQGKDKMEQRLAWVRQVIEAQQTSDDVEEIVRIIKTDLDPEDIVVMTPKGMSVSLPINSTVIDFAYRIHTEIGHKTVGAKVDGRIVPLDYKLQTGQICEIITSKDPEKGPNRAWLNIVQTNEARSKIRSWFKKERREENIVEGKAQLEREFKRHRINLKEEQYTEFLQDDFKRHNCETLDDFYASIGYGGILLSKMLPRWKDKYEKLYENGNEPSVTPLIKPKPNGRSSIILDQIDDMLIKFAQCCNPLPGDDIIGFITRGYGVSVHTTSCTNYKAALARNNPEELDRWVDIQWTDSSDTQLQTSFEVTAVDRVGLVYDISAVLLEARVPIVHSASRVLKNGNALFEGTIVISSTEQLKNLFEKLRKIKGVISVERAAI comes from the coding sequence ATGCCCGACAACATGAATGTATCAAATCTCATGCATCACGAGGTGGAAGTGCCGATACCCGAGTCAGCTCTGCCCGAAGACCCCAAGGAGCTTCTCAGCAATATTCCCGATTTCAATGATAATTTCACTATTGAGAAGATAATACAAAAGATACTCACCGACGATAAGCAGTACGACCTGAGCAAGATAATCTCGGCTTATGAGTTTGCTGCAAAGGCTCATGAGGGACAGGTCCGCTCCTCGGGACAGCCCTATATCACCCACCCCCTTGCAGTTGCCTATACTCTCTTGGAGCTTGGCATGGACACGGATACTATTTGTGCTGCCCTGCTCCATGATGTAGTTGAGGACACCGACGCAACTCTTGACGACCTGAAAAAGCGCTTCGGTCAGGACGTTGCCCTGCTGGTGGACGGCGTTACAAAGCTGAGTAAAATTCCCACCTCTACAAAAGAGGAGCAGCAGGCTGAGAATATCCGAAAGATACTCCTTGCAATGTCTCAGGATATCCGCGTAATGATAATCAAGCTCAGTGACCGTCTCCACAATATGCGGACACTGAAATACCGTCCTCTTGAAAAGCAGCGCAATACTGCTCTTGAGACCATGAATATATACGCTCCTATCGCTCACCGCCTCGGTATCAGAGCCATGAAAGAGGAGCTTCAGGACCTCGCATTCCACTATCTCGATCCCTATGCTTATTCCGAGATCGAGAGCATTCTCGAAAACAAAAAGGAAGAGCGTGAAGCCTTCATCGAGATAATCAAGAGCCGTATCGCTCAGCGATTCAAGTCCGAGGAATTTACACAGCCCCCTCAGATAGACGGACGTGTAAAGAGCATTTACAGCATATACCGCAAAATATTCATCGGGCACAAGGATATCGACGAAATATACGATAAATATGCAGTCCGTATCATAGTTACCACTATCGCCGAGTGCTACAATGTTCTCGGTCTTATCCACGATATGTTCAAGCCCCTGCCCAACCGCTTCAAGGACTACATCTCCACCCCGAAGAATAATATGTACCAGTCTCTCCACACAACTGTTCTCGGTAAGGAAGGTATCCCCTTTGAGGTGCAGATACGAACATGGGATATGCACGAGACCGCTGAGTACGGTATCGCCGCTCACTGGAAGTACAAGGAGGGCATACAGGGCAAGGACAAAATGGAACAGCGTCTTGCATGGGTGCGTCAGGTCATCGAGGCACAGCAGACCTCCGACGACGTTGAGGAAATTGTCCGCATAATCAAGACAGACCTTGACCCCGAGGACATAGTTGTCATGACTCCAAAGGGTATGTCCGTAAGCCTGCCTATAAATTCAACTGTTATCGACTTCGCCTACCGTATCCATACGGAAATAGGTCATAAGACAGTAGGTGCAAAGGTAGACGGCAGGATAGTGCCTCTCGATTACAAGCTCCAGACAGGACAGATATGCGAGATAATCACCAGCAAGGACCCCGAAAAGGGACCTAACCGTGCATGGCTGAATATAGTCCAGACCAACGAGGCTCGCTCAAAGATACGCTCATGGTTCAAGAAAGAGCGCCGTGAGGAGAACATCGTCGAGGGTAAGGCTCAGCTGGAGCGCGAATTCAAGCGCCACAGGATAAACCTCAAGGAGGAGCAGTACACAGAGTTCCTGCAGGACGACTTCAAACGCCATAACTGCGAGACTCTCGACGACTTCTACGCTTCAATAGGCTACGGCGGTATACTTCTCTCAAAGATGCTGCCCCGCTGGAAGGACAAGTACGAAAAGCTCTACGAAAACGGCAATGAGCCCTCGGTAACTCCCCTTATAAAGCCAAAGCCAAACGGCAGGAGCAGTATCATACTCGACCAGATAGACGATATGCTCATAAAGTTTGCACAGTGCTGCAATCCCCTCCCCGGCGACGACATCATCGGATTTATCACAAGAGGCTACGGCGTATCGGTACACACCACAAGCTGTACCAACTACAAGGCAGCCCTTGCACGCAACAATCCCGAGGAGCTTGACCGCTGGGTGGATATACAGTGGACAGACAGCAGCGATACGCAGCTCCAGACCAGCTTTGAGGTAACAGCAGTTGACCGCGTTGGTCTTGTTTACGATATTTCCGCCGTTCTTCTGGAAGCAAGAGTTCCTATCGTTCATTCCGCTTCGAGAGTCCTGAAAAACGGCAATGCTCTCTTTGAGGGTACTATCGTTATTTCAAGCACAGAGCAGCTCAAAAACCTCTTTGAGAAGCTCAGAAAGATAAAGGGCGTCATCTCCGTGGAGAGAGCCGCTATTTAA
- a CDS encoding MBL fold metallo-hydrolase yields the protein MKIHHLQLGPLRSNCYIIETAPGRCVAVDIGGDSRLLLEFLKMKKLRLTKILLTHGHFDHMGGAEEVRKATGAEIYIHELDAHMLTSAVDSLASNMSFFTFTPVTDWTCVYGDSFINDGECTFRVMHTPGHSQGSVCYICGDVIFSGDTLFCCSVGRTDFPDSSSAGMTYSLNKLYNLEGDYTVYPGHNESTTLQYERESNPYMRPFRGKNDD from the coding sequence ATGAAAATTCATCATTTACAGCTTGGACCTCTCCGTTCAAACTGCTATATAATCGAGACTGCCCCGGGACGCTGCGTGGCAGTTGATATCGGCGGCGACAGCCGTCTGCTTCTGGAATTTCTGAAAATGAAGAAGCTCCGCCTTACAAAGATACTGCTCACCCACGGTCATTTCGACCACATGGGCGGCGCAGAGGAGGTCCGCAAGGCTACGGGCGCAGAGATATACATTCACGAGCTGGACGCTCATATGCTCACCAGCGCCGTGGATTCACTGGCTTCAAATATGTCATTCTTCACATTCACTCCCGTTACGGACTGGACCTGCGTTTACGGCGACAGCTTCATAAACGACGGCGAGTGCACATTCCGCGTTATGCACACCCCAGGGCACTCACAGGGCAGCGTGTGCTATATCTGCGGAGACGTTATATTCTCCGGAGATACCCTTTTCTGCTGCTCAGTGGGCAGGACCGACTTCCCAGACAGCAGCTCCGCAGGCATGACCTATTCCCTCAACAAGCTCTACAACCTTGAGGGCGACTATACGGTATACCCGGGTCATAACGAGAGCACTACCCTCCAATACGAGCGCGAGTCCAACCCATATATGAGACCATTCAGAGGCAAAAATGACGACTAA
- the hemZ gene encoding coproporphyrinogen dehydrogenase HemZ produces the protein MPIILIGNSYKYEIEATMKLFFSTARYSFGTSREEAAGDEYVIAETNGDKLRVEVKLGGGAPEVREAVIDESQSMEIELCRVLFHILSDKTGIVPPWGLMTGIRPVKKVVELIREDIPKEEIFRRMRDKYEVTDKKLQLAYDTAINQLPILDKIDSTAASLYVSIPFCPTRCSYCSFVSHSMASAIKLMPQYIGALCRELEILGRIVKETDTKIDTIYFGGGTPTSVSAQELRTIMEAVEKNFDLTKVREYSVEAGRPDTITEEKLRVIKELGAERISVNPQTLNDDVLKVIGRKHSGEDAIKAFELARKVGFRNINTDLIAGLPTESAESFRNTLDRMIELDPESITVHTLTIKRSATLFADGNANNANPAAEMVDYSIPTLMSHGYLPYYMYRQKNTVDNLENVGYAKKGFESYYNIFIMDETQTILGAGCAASTKLLYAGNRIERIHNYKFPYEYIKSFDKLMEKKEEIKECLKKIKSIQPR, from the coding sequence ATGCCGATAATTCTCATCGGCAATTCTTATAAATACGAAATCGAAGCTACAATGAAGCTCTTTTTCAGTACGGCTCGGTACAGCTTCGGCACTTCCCGTGAAGAAGCCGCGGGCGACGAATACGTCATTGCCGAGACGAATGGTGACAAGCTCCGCGTTGAGGTAAAGCTTGGCGGCGGCGCTCCCGAAGTTCGGGAAGCTGTTATTGATGAATCGCAGAGCATGGAGATAGAGCTTTGCAGAGTGCTGTTCCATATCCTCTCGGATAAAACGGGCATCGTTCCGCCATGGGGACTTATGACAGGCATACGCCCCGTAAAAAAAGTAGTAGAGCTCATACGTGAGGATATCCCCAAGGAGGAGATATTCCGCAGAATGAGGGACAAGTACGAGGTCACGGACAAGAAGCTCCAGCTCGCCTATGATACGGCGATAAACCAGCTCCCCATACTTGATAAAATAGACAGCACAGCCGCAAGCCTGTACGTGTCTATCCCCTTTTGTCCCACAAGATGCAGCTACTGCTCATTTGTATCTCATTCAATGGCTTCGGCTATAAAGCTCATGCCCCAGTACATAGGCGCCCTATGCCGAGAGCTTGAGATACTGGGCAGAATAGTGAAAGAGACCGATACCAAAATAGATACTATCTATTTCGGCGGCGGAACTCCCACATCTGTTTCAGCTCAGGAGCTCCGCACTATCATGGAAGCCGTGGAGAAGAACTTCGACCTTACAAAAGTCCGCGAGTACAGCGTCGAGGCAGGACGTCCCGATACTATCACCGAGGAAAAGCTCCGCGTTATAAAGGAGCTTGGTGCGGAGCGTATCTCCGTAAACCCTCAGACCCTAAACGACGATGTGCTCAAGGTCATCGGCAGAAAACACTCGGGGGAGGACGCCATAAAAGCCTTTGAGCTTGCCCGCAAGGTAGGCTTCAGGAACATAAATACCGACCTCATTGCAGGTCTGCCCACGGAGTCTGCGGAGAGCTTCCGCAATACCCTTGACCGCATGATAGAGCTTGACCCAGAGAGCATAACCGTCCATACCCTGACCATAAAGCGCTCGGCTACGCTCTTTGCCGACGGAAACGCAAATAATGCAAATCCTGCGGCTGAAATGGTGGACTACAGCATACCCACACTGATGTCCCACGGCTATCTGCCCTACTATATGTACCGACAGAAGAACACCGTGGACAACCTTGAAAACGTGGGCTACGCAAAGAAGGGCTTTGAGAGCTACTACAACATCTTCATAATGGACGAGACCCAGACCATTCTCGGCGCAGGCTGTGCAGCTTCAACAAAGCTGCTCTACGCAGGCAACAGGATAGAACGCATACACAACTATAAATTCCCATATGAGTACATAAAAAGCTTCGACAAGCTCATGGAGAAAAAAGAGGAGATCAAGGAATGCTTGAAAAAAATCAAGTCCATACAGCCGAGATAA
- the rlmD gene encoding 23S rRNA (uracil(1939)-C(5))-methyltransferase RlmD, with translation MLEKNQVHTAEITGLTSEGSGVCRIDGMAVFVPETAVGDVCKVRIVKVLKSYAFGIVEKLITVSPDRIKNNCPVYKKCGGCLLRHISYEAECRTKNGIVRDAFERIGGLSPQFDGFLGAEATERYRNKAQYPLAVQDGRAVCGFFAPRSHRVIPVEDCALQPEVFSQILKTVLDYINEKKLSVYDEETNTGIIRHIYLRRGAHSGEIMVCLVVRKDISRQLSALYRVLTEKYSHIKSIVMNINSRKTNVILGDECVTLWGSDVISDTMCGNTVEISPLSFYQVNTVQAERLYAKALEYAAPEKDEVIADLYCGAGTIGLSMARQAAKIVGVEIVPQAVENAKKNALRNNIANAEFHCGDAGEVFGKLRRQGCKPHIIVVDPPRKGCSPETIEVMAEAAPRKIVMISCNPATAARDAKLLSEKGYSVDKVCGVDLFPRTGHVECVVLMSRNKT, from the coding sequence ATGCTTGAAAAAAATCAAGTCCATACAGCCGAGATAACAGGGCTCACCTCCGAGGGCAGCGGCGTGTGCCGCATTGACGGCATGGCTGTTTTTGTGCCTGAGACCGCTGTGGGCGATGTCTGTAAGGTCAGGATAGTCAAGGTGCTGAAAAGCTATGCTTTCGGCATCGTTGAAAAACTCATTACAGTCTCTCCTGACCGTATCAAGAATAACTGCCCCGTGTATAAAAAATGCGGCGGCTGTCTGCTGAGACATATCTCCTATGAGGCTGAGTGCCGCACCAAGAACGGCATAGTCCGCGACGCCTTTGAGCGCATAGGCGGACTGTCACCTCAGTTTGACGGATTTCTCGGTGCAGAAGCTACCGAGCGCTACCGAAATAAGGCTCAGTACCCACTTGCTGTTCAGGACGGCAGGGCTGTGTGCGGCTTTTTTGCTCCACGAAGCCACAGGGTGATACCCGTTGAGGACTGTGCCTTGCAGCCAGAGGTATTCAGTCAGATACTGAAAACTGTCCTTGACTACATAAACGAGAAGAAGCTCTCAGTTTACGACGAGGAAACAAACACAGGCATTATCCGCCATATCTACCTCCGCAGAGGAGCTCACTCGGGCGAGATAATGGTCTGTCTTGTTGTCCGCAAGGATATATCGCGTCAGCTCTCGGCACTGTACAGAGTTCTCACCGAAAAATACAGCCATATCAAAAGTATCGTCATGAATATAAACTCCCGAAAGACCAACGTGATACTGGGCGATGAGTGCGTTACCCTGTGGGGAAGCGACGTTATCTCCGATACCATGTGCGGAAATACCGTGGAGATATCTCCCCTGTCCTTTTATCAGGTCAATACCGTGCAGGCGGAAAGGCTCTACGCAAAAGCGCTGGAATATGCCGCTCCAGAAAAGGACGAGGTCATTGCGGACCTTTACTGCGGCGCAGGCACCATAGGACTTTCAATGGCAAGGCAGGCTGCAAAGATTGTCGGCGTGGAGATAGTTCCCCAAGCCGTTGAAAACGCCAAGAAAAACGCGCTCCGCAATAATATAGCCAATGCGGAGTTCCACTGCGGCGACGCAGGCGAGGTTTTCGGGAAGCTCCGCAGGCAGGGCTGCAAGCCCCATATCATCGTGGTAGACCCGCCCAGAAAGGGCTGCTCTCCCGAGACAATTGAAGTCATGGCGGAGGCTGCTCCGCGGAAGATAGTCATGATATCCTGCAATCCCGCAACTGCCGCCCGTGACGCTAAGCTTCTCTCCGAAAAGGGCTACAGCGTGGATAAGGTCTGCGGCGTTGACCTATTCCCAAGAACGGGGCACGTTGAGTGCGTAGTTTTGATGTCAAGGAATAAGACTTAA
- a CDS encoding Crp/Fnr family transcriptional regulator produces MDISVLHNSILFKGFDETEISELMKALNAAEKKYNKGEMIFSSGEITDKLCFVTAGGVTIESNDMWGNRTILNLVGKGQFFAESYALLPDVPMLVDVCAAEDCTVVFLSMKSLADLNDTIRARLLANLLTITTRKNLHLSSRSFHTAPRQVRGRIMAYLNTVSVQKHSREFDIPFDRQQLADYLNVERSVLSNELSKMQRDGLIRCRKNHFEIITVTYLPG; encoded by the coding sequence ATGGATATTTCAGTTTTGCACAATTCGATACTGTTCAAGGGCTTTGATGAAACCGAAATATCGGAGCTTATGAAAGCCCTTAATGCAGCCGAAAAGAAATACAATAAAGGTGAGATGATATTTTCATCGGGAGAGATCACCGATAAGCTCTGCTTTGTAACGGCAGGCGGCGTTACTATTGAAAGCAATGATATGTGGGGAAACCGCACGATACTTAACCTTGTAGGTAAGGGACAGTTCTTTGCGGAGAGCTATGCACTCCTGCCTGATGTGCCTATGCTGGTCGATGTCTGCGCCGCTGAGGATTGCACTGTTGTTTTTCTGAGCATGAAGTCGCTCGCTGACCTCAACGATACGATAAGGGCGAGACTTCTTGCAAATCTTCTGACTATCACCACAAGAAAAAATCTGCACCTGTCGAGCCGGAGCTTTCATACTGCTCCGAGACAGGTGCGTGGACGTATTATGGCGTATCTTAATACCGTATCGGTTCAGAAGCATTCCCGTGAGTTTGATATACCCTTTGACCGTCAGCAGCTTGCGGACTACCTCAATGTGGAACGCTCTGTGCTATCAAATGAATTGAGCAAGATGCAGAGGGACGGACTGATACGATGCAGGAAGAACCATTTTGAGATCATAACTGTTACCTATCTTCCAGGATGA
- a CDS encoding ATP-binding protein: MIRKIIEIDEEKCNGCGLCAKACHEGAIAIVNGKAKLMRDDFCDGFGDCLPACPMDAIHFTEREAAAYDEKAVQANKQKKSACSGFTCPGSALQSFTPKEDDSDVRVPSCLRQFPIQIKLLPTNAPYFNGADLLIAADCTAYAYGNFHHDFIRGKITLIGCPKLDAVDYSEKLTEIFRNNDIKSITLTRMTVPCCGGMEYAIKKAIEASGKDIPLKVAVISPDGSIVEIRK, encoded by the coding sequence ATGATACGGAAAATAATTGAAATAGACGAAGAAAAATGCAACGGCTGCGGTCTGTGTGCTAAGGCTTGCCATGAGGGAGCCATCGCTATTGTGAACGGCAAGGCTAAGCTCATGCGTGACGATTTCTGCGACGGCTTCGGTGACTGTCTCCCTGCCTGTCCTATGGATGCTATCCACTTCACCGAGCGTGAAGCGGCAGCTTATGACGAAAAAGCAGTGCAGGCAAACAAGCAGAAGAAGTCCGCTTGCAGCGGTTTCACCTGTCCGGGTTCTGCATTGCAGAGCTTTACGCCAAAAGAAGATGACAGCGATGTTCGTGTTCCAAGCTGTCTGCGACAGTTCCCGATACAGATAAAGCTCCTGCCTACAAATGCACCATACTTCAACGGTGCTGATCTGCTTATCGCTGCCGATTGTACAGCTTACGCCTACGGGAACTTCCACCATGATTTTATCCGTGGGAAGATTACTCTCATCGGCTGTCCAAAGCTCGATGCCGTTGATTACTCCGAAAAGTTGACAGAGATATTCCGTAATAACGATATAAAGAGTATTACCCTCACAAGAATGACAGTGCCGTGCTGCGGCGGTATGGAGTATGCTATAAAAAAAGCAATCGAAGCAAGCGGTAAGGACATCCCGCTTAAAGTTGCTGTTATATCGCCGGACGGCAGTATCGTTGAGATAAGAAAATAA
- the hcp gene encoding hydroxylamine reductase, protein MEQKMFCYQCQETAGCKGCTACGVCGKQPEVATMQDLLVYVTKGLSALTTQLRAEGQAVDKAVNHLISVNLFITITNANFDLDSITTKVTETLAVKEELLGQVQNKESLPEAALWNGSDYTGKAKTVGVLATENEDIRSLRELITYGLKGLAAYTKHANALLNDDEELDAFLQSALAKTLDDSLSVDDLVALTLEVGKYGVQGMADLDAANTTAYGNPEITTVDIGVRKNPAILISGHDLKDLEMLLEQTKDTGVDVYTHSEMLPAHYYPFFKKYPHFAGNYGNAWWKQKEEFESFNGPVLMTTNCIVPPKDSYKDRLWTTGAAGYPGCKHIDAPYGEVKDFSPIIEQAKKCPSPTEIETGSIIGGFAHEQVFALADTVVEAVKSGAIRKFVVMAGCDGRVKSRSYYEDFAKALPKDTVILTAGCAKYKYNKLNLGDIGGIPRVLDAGQCNDSYSLALIALKLKEVFGLDDVNELPIVYNIAWYEQKAVIVLLALLYLGVKNIHLGPTLPAFLSPNVAKVLVDSFGIAGITTVDEDMRIFGL, encoded by the coding sequence ATGGAACAGAAAATGTTTTGCTATCAGTGTCAGGAAACAGCAGGCTGTAAGGGTTGTACCGCTTGCGGTGTCTGCGGTAAACAGCCTGAAGTCGCAACAATGCAGGACTTGCTTGTGTACGTTACAAAGGGGCTGTCTGCGTTGACAACTCAGCTCCGTGCAGAGGGACAGGCAGTCGATAAGGCTGTCAATCATCTTATCAGTGTGAACCTGTTTATCACGATCACCAATGCAAATTTCGATCTCGACAGCATTACCACTAAGGTTACTGAAACACTTGCAGTCAAAGAAGAATTGCTCGGACAGGTGCAGAATAAAGAATCACTCCCCGAAGCAGCTCTTTGGAACGGTTCGGACTATACCGGGAAAGCAAAGACTGTCGGCGTTCTTGCAACAGAGAATGAGGATATACGCTCTCTGCGTGAGCTGATAACCTACGGTCTGAAAGGACTTGCGGCTTACACCAAGCACGCAAATGCTCTGCTGAATGATGATGAGGAGCTTGATGCTTTCTTACAGTCGGCTCTTGCTAAAACACTTGATGACAGTCTGTCGGTCGATGACCTTGTGGCTCTCACGCTGGAAGTCGGCAAGTACGGTGTTCAGGGTATGGCTGACCTTGATGCTGCAAATACTACAGCATACGGCAATCCTGAGATCACGACAGTTGATATCGGTGTCCGCAAAAATCCTGCAATACTGATCTCAGGTCACGATCTGAAAGACCTTGAAATGCTCCTTGAGCAGACAAAGGATACGGGAGTTGATGTTTATACGCACTCGGAAATGCTACCTGCTCATTATTATCCGTTCTTCAAAAAGTATCCGCATTTCGCAGGAAACTACGGCAATGCGTGGTGGAAGCAGAAAGAGGAATTTGAGAGCTTTAACGGTCCGGTGCTGATGACCACAAACTGCATCGTTCCGCCGAAGGACAGCTACAAGGACAGGCTTTGGACAACAGGTGCCGCAGGCTATCCGGGCTGTAAGCATATTGACGCACCCTACGGCGAAGTAAAGGATTTCTCGCCAATCATCGAACAGGCTAAGAAATGTCCTTCGCCTACCGAGATCGAAACCGGCTCTATTATCGGCGGCTTTGCCCATGAACAGGTATTTGCACTTGCCGATACAGTTGTAGAAGCTGTAAAATCGGGGGCTATCCGCAAATTCGTAGTCATGGCAGGCTGTGACGGCAGGGTGAAGTCCAGAAGCTACTATGAGGATTTTGCAAAGGCTCTGCCGAAAGATACCGTTATACTGACAGCAGGCTGTGCGAAATACAAGTACAACAAGCTGAACCTCGGTGACATCGGCGGTATCCCCAGAGTGCTTGATGCAGGACAGTGCAACGATTCTTATTCACTTGCTCTTATCGCCCTGAAGCTGAAAGAGGTGTTCGGACTTGACGATGTGAACGAACTGCCTATTGTCTATAATATTGCGTGGTATGAGCAGAAAGCCGTTATCGTACTGCTGGCTCTGCTGTATCTCGGTGTTAAGAATATCCACCTCGGGCCAACTCTGCCTGCGTTCCTGTCTCCGAATGTGGCAAAGGTTCTTGTAGACAGCTTCGGCATTGCAGGAATTACAACCGTTGACGAGGATATGAGGATTTTCGGCTTATGA
- a CDS encoding pyridoxamine 5'-phosphate oxidase family protein produces the protein MRRKDREVTDLSEIIEIMKNCDVCRLALNDDGYPYILPLNFGMAVNGDKITLYFHSALEGYKVGLIRNDNRASFEMDCKHQLQYFEDKGYCTMAYESVIGRGRIRILPDEEKLPALKLLMAHYHDGKDVPFSTVAIPRTLVYALEVESVTGKRKAVK, from the coding sequence ATGAGAAGAAAAGACCGTGAAGTGACCGATCTCAGCGAAATCATAGAGATCATGAAAAACTGCGATGTTTGCAGGCTTGCACTGAACGATGACGGCTATCCGTATATCCTGCCACTGAACTTCGGTATGGCTGTGAACGGTGATAAGATAACGTTGTATTTTCATAGTGCCTTAGAGGGATACAAGGTCGGTCTTATCCGAAACGACAACAGAGCTTCCTTTGAGATGGACTGCAAGCACCAACTTCAATACTTTGAGGATAAGGGTTACTGCACAATGGCGTATGAGAGCGTTATCGGCAGAGGGCGTATCCGTATCCTTCCCGATGAGGAAAAGCTCCCAGCACTGAAACTGCTGATGGCGCATTATCATGACGGAAAAGATGTGCCGTTCAGCACGGTAGCTATTCCGAGGACACTTGTGTATGCTTTGGAAGTTGAAAGCGTAACGGGGAAGCGTAAGGCTGTCAAATAA
- a CDS encoding recombinase family protein yields the protein MNVIKIPAKPQKGNNAAKQEVKKLRVAAYCRVSTDNEEQATSYETQIEHYTEFINKNPEWELVRVYADDGISATSTKGREQFNAMIEDCKKGLIDMIFTKSISRFARNTVDCLNYIRMLKEMNIPVFFEKESINTMDSKGEVLLTIMASLAQQESESLSQNVKIGVQYRFQQGKVMVNARRFLGYDKDDEGHLIINPEQAEIVKRIFREYLEGASCKKIAQGLQRDGIPNARGSTKWHDNSIRLILGNEKYMGDALLQKTYTVDCLSKKRVKNSGIVPQYYVEDDHEAIISKETFLMVQEEMARRARTQLPFGGKKGYSANHAFSQIIFCAGCGEQFRRIHWNNRGKKSVVWRCITRLKEKDKCRARTVSEETLKAAFLEALNEMVCDSDVYLNRLRENLEAAINSANPMSAEALSAKMAELQRELINRTERRENYDDITEEILRLRELQEQKGMDDATQKEHTKRIRELQKFIQSQPSEITEFDDSLVKKLLEKVTVHDDYLEFRFKSGVTISIEM from the coding sequence ATGAATGTTATAAAAATACCTGCCAAGCCGCAGAAAGGCAATAATGCGGCGAAGCAGGAAGTCAAGAAGCTGCGTGTTGCAGCCTATTGCCGTGTTTCGACTGACAACGAGGAACAGGCTACCAGCTACGAAACACAGATCGAGCATTATACCGAGTTTATCAATAAGAATCCGGAATGGGAGCTTGTCAGGGTGTATGCCGATGACGGTATCAGCGCGACCTCGACCAAAGGCAGAGAGCAGTTCAACGCTATGATCGAGGACTGCAAGAAGGGCTTGATCGACATGATCTTCACAAAGTCGATCAGCCGATTTGCCCGCAATACTGTTGACTGCCTGAACTATATCCGAATGCTCAAGGAGATGAATATTCCGGTATTCTTCGAGAAGGAGTCCATAAACACGATGGACTCGAAGGGAGAAGTCCTCCTGACCATTATGGCATCTCTGGCACAGCAGGAATCTGAATCGCTCAGCCAGAACGTCAAGATTGGTGTGCAGTACCGCTTCCAGCAGGGGAAAGTGATGGTCAATGCTCGCCGCTTTCTCGGATATGACAAGGACGATGAAGGACACCTGATCATCAATCCGGAACAGGCGGAAATCGTCAAGCGTATCTTCCGGGAGTACCTTGAGGGCGCAAGCTGCAAAAAGATCGCTCAAGGACTGCAGCGTGATGGTATTCCGAATGCTCGCGGTAGCACAAAATGGCATGATAACAGCATACGCCTGATTCTCGGAAATGAGAAGTACATGGGTGATGCGCTCCTGCAAAAGACCTACACCGTGGACTGCCTCAGTAAAAAACGGGTAAAGAACTCCGGCATCGTGCCGCAATACTATGTCGAGGACGACCACGAGGCTATTATATCGAAAGAGACATTCCTGATGGTGCAGGAGGAAATGGCACGACGAGCGAGAACGCAACTCCCGTTCGGCGGAAAGAAGGGCTATAGCGCCAACCACGCATTCTCGCAGATAATCTTCTGCGCCGGATGCGGAGAGCAGTTCCGCAGAATACACTGGAACAACCGTGGCAAGAAGTCGGTCGTCTGGCGCTGCATCACACGATTGAAGGAGAAGGACAAGTGCCGTGCCAGAACCGTCAGCGAGGAAACCTTAAAGGCAGCCTTCCTTGAAGCCCTCAACGAAATGGTCTGTGACAGCGACGTATACCTGAACAGGCTCCGGGAGAACCTTGAAGCCGCGATCAATTCAGCTAATCCTATGTCGGCGGAAGCCCTCTCAGCAAAAATGGCTGAACTGCAGCGGGAGCTGATCAACCGGACGGAGCGCCGTGAGAACTACGATGACATCACCGAGGAAATCTTGCGCCTGCGTGAACTGCAGGAGCAGAAAGGCATGGACGACGCTACGCAGAAGGAACACACGAAGCGTATCAGGGAGCTTCAGAAATTCATCCAGTCTCAGCCGAGTGAGATCACGGAGTTTGATGATTCTCTGGTGAAGAAACTGCTGGAAAAAGTGACCGTCCATGATGACTACTTGGAGTTCCGGTTCAAGTCAGGCGTGACGATCAGTATTGAAATGTGA